In Puntigrus tetrazona isolate hp1 chromosome 18, ASM1883169v1, whole genome shotgun sequence, one genomic interval encodes:
- the LOC122362983 gene encoding homeodomain-interacting protein kinase 2-like produces the protein MLEQNLYDFLKHSKFSPLPLRHIRPILQQVATALMKLKSLGLIHADLKPENIMLVDPIRQPYRVKVIDFGSASHVSKAVCSTYLQSRYYRAPEIILGLPFCEAIDMWSLGCVIAELFLGWPLYPGASEYDQIRYISQTQGLPPEYLLSAGTKTSRFFNRGPDSSYPLWRLKTPSEHEAEMGVKSKEARKYIFNCLDDMMQVNLPTHLEGTDMLAEKADRRELIDLLKRMLRLDADKRITPTKTLAHPFVTMSHLLNFPHSSHVKSCFQNMDICKRRNSSFDSGKALFAANAVPGAAGNLTVTFSSQLNQHSQVPSAGGAVPLLNYQPALYQQATINIPGLAQPSIPLQTRPTQLCAQPEPFQQTLIVCPPTTIQGLPSSNKTSSYPVRVENGVPVVQQNQSTQPLQIQPSMLTQQAWPSGTQQILLPPAWQQLTHTSIQHATVIPDSMTSSQPLANWRNSHPHGSHYNPIMQQPALLAGHVALPSQQPLNVGVAHVMRQPSSSSSKKNKQHQMNNRNLSAYDVSSTQPVTSPQRSKRVKENTPPRCAVVQNGSSSTSGPSQTCGGGGGGGWGGEQACSTTRDHHGQHNPPRQTIVIPDTPSPAVSIITISSDTDEEDDLKQPSNTSTSSKQRKNVISCVTVHDSPDSDSSNTSPYAVESRPNGPNANGYDSKGAVLDNYSNGNPRTIIIPPLKSQASENLGECDRLLPDMVNHQNATYKFKTSNGGLSGNNHSLGGVAGGVSYRQQRTGPHPFQQQPLNLSQAQQHMAVERSGGHRRQQAYITPTMATQAQYSFHNSPTHTANVHPHLAAPHLPGQPHLYTYTAPTALGSTGTVAHLVGSQGSARHAVQHASYPPGIVHQVPVSMGHRVLPSPTLHHGQYQAQFAHQTYISASPASTVYTGYPLSPTKMNQYPYL, from the exons ATGCTCGAGCAGAACCTTTACGATTTCCTGAAGCACAGTAAGTTCAGCCCACTGCCCCTGAGGCACATCCGGCCCATCCTGCAGCAGGTGGCCACGGCCCTGATGAAGCTGAAGAGCCTGGGTCTCATCCACGCTGATCTGAAGCCTGAGAACATCATGCTGGTGGACCCCATCCGACAGCCCTACAGGGTGAAGGTCATCGACTTCGGGTCAGCCAGTCACGTCTCCAAAGCCGTCTGCTCCACTTACCTCCAGTCCCGCTACTACAG AGCCCCTGAGATCATCTTGGGTCTGCCTTTCTGTGAAGCCATTGACATGTGGTCATTGGGTTGTGTGATAGCAGAGCTCTTTCTGGGCTGGCCGTTATATCCAGGAGCTTCAGAATATGACCAG ATTCGGTACATTTCTCAGACGCAGGGATTGCCTCCTGAGTACCTCTTGAGTGCTGGCACAAAGACGAGCCGCTTCTTCAACAGAGGACCAGACTCCAGCTACCCACTGTGGAGGTTAAAA accCCATCGGAGCATGAGGCAGAAATGGGCGTCAAGTCAAAAGAAGCGAGAAAATACATCTTCAATTGTTTGGATGACATGATGCAG GTCAATCTGCCGACTCATTTAGAAGGAACTGACATGTTGGCGGAGAAGGCGGACCGTCGGGAGTTAATTGACCTGCTGAAGAGGATGTTGAGGCTGGATGCTGATAAAAGAATTACACCCACTAAGACCCTGGCACATCCGTTTGTGACCATGAGCCACCTGCTGAACTTCCCACACAGCTCACA TGTGAAGTCGTGCTTCCAGAACATGGACATCTGCAAGAGAAGGAACAGTAGCTTTGACAGTGGGAAAGCCCTGTTTGCTGCTAACGCTGTTCCTGGAGCTGCAGGAAACCTGACTGTGACCTTCAGCAGCCAGCTGAACCAGCACAGCCAG GTTCCATCTGCTGGTGGAGCTGTTCCTCTCCTCAACTACCAACCAGCACTTTACCAGCAGGCCACCATAAACATCCCAGGCCTGGCCCAGCCCAGCATCCCTCTGCAGACCCGTCCTACTCAGCTGTGTGCTCAGCCTGAACCTTTCCAGCAAACCCTCATCGTCTGCCCCCCCACCACAATCCAAG GGCTTCCATCTTCTAATAAAACCTCTAGCTATCCTGTCCGGGTGGAGAACGGTGTTCCTGTTGTCCAGCAGAACCAGTCCACTCAGCCTCTTCAGATTCAACCCAGCATGCTGACGCAG CAGGCCTGGCCGTCTGGTACTCAACAGATTCTCCTTCCGCCGGCTTGGCAgcagctcacacacacctccattCAACACGCCACCGTCATCCCCGACTCCATGACCAGCTCGCAGCCTCTGGCCAACTGGAG GAATTCACATCCCCATGGCAGCCATTACAATCCCATTATGCAACAGCCAGCCTTACTGGCAGGTCACGTCGCCCTGCCATCCCAGCAACCTCTCAATGTGGGTGTTGCTCATGTCATGAGACAGCCATCAAGCTCCTCCTCCAAAAAGAACAAGCAGCACCAGATGAACAACAG GAACCTGTCAGCATACGACGTGTCCTCCACCCAGCCGGTGACGTCACCTCAACGCTCCAAACGGGTGAAGGAGAATACCCCTCCTCGGTGCGCCGTGGTTCAAAACGGCTCGTCCTCAACCTCCGGCCCATCACAGACCTGcggaggtggtggaggaggagggtgGGGAGGCGAGCAGGCATGTAGCACCACTCGAGACCACCACGGTCAACACAACCCACCGCGCCAAACCATCGTCATCCCTGACACCCCCAGCCCAGCCGTCAGCATCATCACCATCAGCAGCGACACGGATGAAGAGGACGACCTGAAACAGCCCAGTAACACCAG T ACGTCATCCAAACAGAGGAAGaatgtcatcagctgtgtgacGGTCCATGACTCCCCTGACTCTGACTCCAGCAATACCAGCCCGTACGCTGTGGAGTCCCGACCTAATGGCCCCAATGCCAACGGCTACGACTCCAAAGGCGCTGTCCTGGACAACTACAGCAACGGAAACCCCCGCACCATCATCATCCCACCACTAAAGAGCCAGGCCAGCGAGAATCTGGGAGAGTGTGACAGACTCCTGCCTG ACATGGTGAACCACCAGAACGCCACCTACAAGTTCAAAACCTCCAATGGGGGCTTGTCTGGCAACAACCACTCTTTGGGAGGCGTGGCTGGAGGTGTGTCATACAGGCAGCAACGCACAGGGCCACACCCCTTTCAGCAGCAGCCTCTAAATCTTAGCCAG GCCCAGCAGCACATGGCAGTTGAGCGCAGCGGAGGTCACCGGCGCCAGCAGGCTTACATCACCCCCACTATGGCCACCCAAGCTCAGTACTCCTTCCACAACAGCCCCACCCACACAGCTAACGTTCATCCCCACCTGGCTGCTCCTCATCTGCCCGGGCAGCCACACCTCTATACCTACACTGCCCCCACGGCCCTGGGCTCCACCGGTACGGTGGCCCACCTGGTCGGGTCGCAGGGTTCGGCCCGTCACGCGGTCCAGCACGCTAGCTACCCGCCAGGCATCGTCCACCAGGTGCCTGTTAGCATGGGCCACCGTGTGCTGCCCTCGCCCACTCTGCACCACGGCCAGTACCAGGCCCAATTCGCGCACCAGACCTACATCAGTGCTTCTCCTGCCTCCACTGTCTACACTGGATACCCGCTGAGCCCCACCAAGATGAACCAGTACCCTTACCTCTAA